A single window of Arvicola amphibius chromosome 15, mArvAmp1.2, whole genome shotgun sequence DNA harbors:
- the LOC119801926 gene encoding zinc finger protein 431-like isoform X3 — translation MLSVVHMYGTFQNAVTYDDVHVDFTWEEWKLLDSSQRNLYKDVMLETYRNLATIGYSWEDHNIEEYCTSSRIPGRHKSTHTGEKPYECLQCGKAFAYHSTLQRHKRTHTGEKPYECNQCGKAFAHHSYLLMHKRTHTGEKPYECHQCSKAFAYHSTLQRHKRTHTGEKPYECNHCGKAFAQRVNLQRHKKAHTGRKPYECNQCSKAFTGCSYLPILKRTHIGEKPYECNLCGKAFVRHGSLQIQKRTHMGDKRYECNQCGKAFARHSFLQRHKRTHTGEKPYECNQCGKAFAYHSTLQRHKRTHTGEKPYECNRCGKAFTQHSHLQRHKRTHTGEKPYECSQCSKAFAWHKNLKIHFNVAHTGEKPYECNQCGKAFAHQSFLQGHKRTHTGEKPYECNQCGKTFIRRGHLQRHKITHTGEKPYECNQCGKAFAHQSFLQRHKTTHTGEKPYECNQCGKAFIRRSHLQRHIITHTGEKPFECIQCGKAFTRHSSLQIHQRTHTGEKPYECHQCGKAFACHSNLKSHLQL, via the exons ATGCTCTCTGTTGTACACATGTATGGGACATTTCAGAatgcagtgacctatgatgatgtgcatgTTGACTTCACTTGGGAAGAGTGGAAGTTGCTGGATTCTTCACAAAGgaatctctacaaagatgtgatgctggagacctacaggaaCCTCGCTACCATAG GATACAGTTGGGAAGACCATAATATTGAAGAATATTGTACAAGTTCCAGAATTCCTGGAAG acataaaagtacacatactggagagaaaccctatgaatgtcttcagtgtggtaaagcctttgcatatcaCAGTactcttcaaagacataaaagaacacatactggagagaaaccttatgaatgtaatcagtgtggtaaagcatttgcaCATCATAGTTATCTTctaatgcataaaagaacacatactggagagaaaccttatgaatgtcaTCAGTGTagtaaagcctttgcatatcaCAGTactcttcaaagacataaaagaacacatactggagagaaaccttatgaatgtaatcacTGTGGTAAAGCATTTGCACAACGTGTTaatcttcaaaggcataaaaaaGCACATACTGGAAgaaaaccttatgaatgtaatcagtgtagTAAAGCCTTCACAGGATGCAGTTATCTTCCAATACTTAAAAGAACACATattggagagaaaccttatgaatgtaacctgtgtggtaaagcctttgtacGACATGGTAGTCTTCAAATACAGAAAAGAACTCATATGGGAGACAAAcgctatgaatgtaatcaatgtggtaaagcctttgcacgtcacagttttcttcaaagacataaaagaacacatactggagagaaaccttatgaatgtaatcagtgtggtaaagcctttgcatatcaCAGTactcttcaaagacataaaagaacacatactggagagaaaccttatgaatgtaatcggtgtggtaaagcctttacacaacacagtcatcttcaaagacataaaagaacacatactggagagaaaccttatgaatgtagtCAATGCAGTAAAGCCTTTGCATGgcacaaaaatcttaaaatacattttaatgtagcacatactggagagaaaccctatgaatgtaatcaatgtggtaaagcctttgcacatcaAAGTTTTCTTCAaggacataaaagaacacatactggagagaaaccttatgaatgtaatcagtgtggtaaaaccTTTATACGACGTGGccatcttcaaaggcataaaataacacatactggagagaaaccctatgaatgtaatcaatgtggtaaagcctttgcacatcaaagttttcttcaaagacataaaacaacacatactggagagaaaccttatgaatgtaatcagtgtggtaaagcctttataCGACGTAGTCATCTTCAAAGGCATATAAtaacacatactggagaaaagCCCTTTGAATGCattcaatgtggtaaagcctttacacGACACAGTAGTCTTCAAATACatcaaagaacacatactggagaaaaaccttatgaatgtcatcaatgtggtaaagcctttgcatgtcacaGCAATcttaaa AGTCATCTTCAACTATAG
- the LOC119801926 gene encoding zinc finger protein 431-like isoform X1, translated as MLSVVHMYGTFQNAVTYDDVHVDFTWEEWKLLDSSQRNLYKDVMLETYRNLATIGYSWEDHNIEEYCTSSRIPGRRERSHTGQKTYECNQCGKTFTQHAYLQRHKSTHTGEKPYECLQCGKAFAYHSTLQRHKRTHTGEKPYECNQCGKAFAHHSYLLMHKRTHTGEKPYECHQCSKAFAYHSTLQRHKRTHTGEKPYECNHCGKAFAQRVNLQRHKKAHTGRKPYECNQCSKAFTGCSYLPILKRTHIGEKPYECNLCGKAFVRHGSLQIQKRTHMGDKRYECNQCGKAFARHSFLQRHKRTHTGEKPYECNQCGKAFAYHSTLQRHKRTHTGEKPYECNRCGKAFTQHSHLQRHKRTHTGEKPYECTHTGEKPYECNQCGKAFAHQSFLQGHKRTHTGEKPYECNQCGKTFIRRGHLQRHKITHTGEKPYECNQCGKAFAHQSFLQRHKTTHTGEKPYECNQCGKAFIRRSHLQRHIITHTGEKPFECIQCGKAFTRHSSLQIHQRTHTGEKPYECHQCGKAFAYFAYHRFLQIHRTHTGEKPYERDQCGEAFVHKSHLQL; from the exons ATGCTCTCTGTTGTACACATGTATGGGACATTTCAGAatgcagtgacctatgatgatgtgcatgTTGACTTCACTTGGGAAGAGTGGAAGTTGCTGGATTCTTCACAAAGgaatctctacaaagatgtgatgctggagacctacaggaaCCTCGCTACCATAG GATACAGTTGGGAAGACCATAATATTGAAGAATATTGTACAAGTTCCAGAATTCCTGGAAG GCGCGAAAGAAGTCATACTGGACAAAAAACCTATGAATGCAATCAGTGTGGTAAAACCTTTACACAACATGCttatcttcaaagacataaaagtacacatactggagagaaaccctatgaatgtcttcagtgtggtaaagcctttgcatatcaCAGTactcttcaaagacataaaagaacacatactggagagaaaccttatgaatgtaatcagtgtggtaaagcatttgcaCATCATAGTTATCTTctaatgcataaaagaacacatactggagagaaaccttatgaatgtcaTCAGTGTagtaaagcctttgcatatcaCAGTactcttcaaagacataaaagaacacatactggagagaaaccttatgaatgtaatcacTGTGGTAAAGCATTTGCACAACGTGTTaatcttcaaaggcataaaaaaGCACATACTGGAAgaaaaccttatgaatgtaatcagtgtagTAAAGCCTTCACAGGATGCAGTTATCTTCCAATACTTAAAAGAACACATattggagagaaaccttatgaatgtaacctgtgtggtaaagcctttgtacGACATGGTAGTCTTCAAATACAGAAAAGAACTCATATGGGAGACAAAcgctatgaatgtaatcaatgtggtaaagcctttgcacgtcacagttttcttcaaagacataaaagaacacatactggagagaaaccttatgaatgtaatcagtgtggtaaagcctttgcatatcaCAGTactcttcaaagacataaaagaacacatactggagagaaaccttatgaatgtaatcggtgtggtaaagcctttacacaacacagtcatcttcaaagacataaaagaacacatactggagagaaaccttatgaatgta cacatactggagagaaaccctatgaatgtaatcaatgtggtaaagcctttgcacatcaAAGTTTTCTTCAaggacataaaagaacacatactggagagaaaccttatgaatgtaatcagtgtggtaaaaccTTTATACGACGTGGccatcttcaaaggcataaaataacacatactggagagaaaccctatgaatgtaatcaatgtggtaaagcctttgcacatcaaagttttcttcaaagacataaaacaacacatactggagagaaaccttatgaatgtaatcagtgtggtaaagcctttataCGACGTAGTCATCTTCAAAGGCATATAAtaacacatactggagaaaagCCCTTTGAATGCattcaatgtggtaaagcctttacacGACACAGTAGTCTTCAAATACatcaaagaacacatactggagaaaaaccttatgaatgtcatcaatgtggtaaagcctttgcat ACTTTGCATATCACAGATTTCTTCAAATACatagaacacatactggagagaaaccctatgaacgTGATCAATGTGGTGAAGCCTTTGTACATAAGAGTCATCTTCAACTATAG
- the LOC119801927 gene encoding zinc finger protein 431-like isoform X2 produces the protein MVIQNAVTYDDVHVDFTWEEWKLLDSSQRNLYKDVMLETYRNLITIGYSWEDHNIEERCQSSRIPGSHKRSHTGEKPYECNQCGKGFAHHRNLQMHRRTHTGEKPYECNQCSKAFAHHSHLQCHERTHTGEKPYECNQCGKAFTQHSHLQRHKRTHTGEKPYECNQCGKAFAVHGNLQTHKRTHTGEKPYECNQCGKAFTQCSSLQMHKRTHTGEKPYECNQCGKAFAQCSYLQIHKRIHTGEKPYECDLCSKAFAHHASLQMHLKVTHTVEKQYECHPCGKAFAQYGSLQIQKRTHRGDKTYECDQCGKTFAHYSSLQIHKRTHTGEKPYECNQCGKAFTQHGHLQGHKISHTGEKPYECNQCGKAFAHYRNFQIHKRTHTGEKPYQCNQCGKTFTRCSGLQIHKRTHTGEKPYECNQCGKAFTCHSSLQVHFKGIHTGEKPYECNLCGKAFAYHSYFKIHKRTHTGEKPFVCNQCGKAFAQQSHLQRHERTHTGGVSLGPPRN, from the exons AatgcagtgacctatgatgatgtgcatgTTGACTTCACTTGGGAAGAGTGGAAGTTGCTGGATTCTTCACAAAGgaatctctacaaagatgtgatgctggagacctacaggaaCCTCATTACTATAG GATACAGTTGGGAAGACCATAATATTGAAGAACGTTGTCAAAGTTCCAGAATTCCTGGAAG CCACAAAAGaagtcatactggagagaaaccctatgaatgtaatcaatgtggtaaaggcTTTGCACATCACCGTAATCTTCAAATGCATAGAAGAacacatacaggagagaaaccctatgagtgTAATCAATGTAGCAAAGCCTTTGCACACCATAGTCATCTACAATgccatgaaagaacacataccggagagaaaccctatgaatgtaatcaatgtggtaaagcctttacacaacacagtcatcttcaaagacataaaagaacacatactggagagaaaccttatgaatgtaatcagtgtggtaaagcctttgcagtacatggtaatcttcaaacacataaaagaacacatactggagaaaagccctatgaatgtaatcaatgtggtaaagcctttacacAATGCAGTtctcttcaaatgcataaaagaacacatactggagagaaaccttatgaatgtaatcagtgtggtaaagcctttgcacaatGCAGTtatcttcaaatacataaaagaatacatactggagagaaaccttatgaatgtgaTCTGTGtagtaaagcctttgcacatcaTGCCAGTCTTCAGATGCATCTTAAAGTGACACATACTGTAGAGAAACAATATGAATGTCATccatgtggtaaagcctttgcacaatATGGTAGTCTTCAAATACAGAAAAGAACTCATAGGGGAGACAAAACCTATGAATGTGATCAATGTGGTAAAACCTTTGCACATTACAGTtctcttcaaatacataaaagaacacatactggagagaaaccttatgaatgtaatcagtgtggtaaagcctttacacAACATGGTCATCTTCAAGGGCATAAAATatcacatactggagagaaaccgtaTGAGTgcaatcaatgtggtaaagcctttgcacattacagaaattttcaaatacacaaaagaacacatactggagagaaaccctatcaatgCAATCAGTGTGGTAAAACCTTTACACGATGCAGTGgtcttcaaatacataaaagaacacatactggagaaaaaccttatgaatgtaatcaatgtggtaaagcctttacatGTCATTCCAGTCTTCAAGTGCATTTTAAAggaatacatactggagagaaaccttatgaatgtaatctatgtggaaaagcctttgcctatcacagttattttaaaattcataaaagaacacatactggagagaaaccctttgTATgcaatcaatgtggtaaagcctttgcacaacAGAGTCATCTCCAGCgccatgaaagaacacatactgggggtgtgagtctaggacctcctaggaactag
- the LOC119801926 gene encoding zinc finger protein 431-like isoform X2, translated as MLSVVHMYGTFQNAVTYDDVHVDFTWEEWKLLDSSQRNLYKDVMLETYRNLATIGYSWEDHNIEEYCTSSRIPGRHKSTHTGEKPYECLQCGKAFAYHSTLQRHKRTHTGEKPYECNQCGKAFAHHSYLLMHKRTHTGEKPYECHQCSKAFAYHSTLQRHKRTHTGEKPYECNHCGKAFAQRVNLQRHKKAHTGRKPYECNQCSKAFTGCSYLPILKRTHIGEKPYECNLCGKAFVRHGSLQIQKRTHMGDKRYECNQCGKAFARHSFLQRHKRTHTGEKPYECNQCGKAFAYHSTLQRHKRTHTGEKPYECNRCGKAFTQHSHLQRHKRTHTGEKPYECSQCSKAFAWHKNLKIHFNVAHTGEKPYECNQCGKAFAHQSFLQGHKRTHTGEKPYECNQCGKTFIRRGHLQRHKITHTGEKPYECNQCGKAFAHQSFLQRHKTTHTGEKPYECNQCGKAFIRRSHLQRHIITHTGEKPFECIQCGKAFTRHSSLQIHQRTHTGEKPYECHQCGKAFACHSNLKVHLKKTHPGEKP; from the exons ATGCTCTCTGTTGTACACATGTATGGGACATTTCAGAatgcagtgacctatgatgatgtgcatgTTGACTTCACTTGGGAAGAGTGGAAGTTGCTGGATTCTTCACAAAGgaatctctacaaagatgtgatgctggagacctacaggaaCCTCGCTACCATAG GATACAGTTGGGAAGACCATAATATTGAAGAATATTGTACAAGTTCCAGAATTCCTGGAAG acataaaagtacacatactggagagaaaccctatgaatgtcttcagtgtggtaaagcctttgcatatcaCAGTactcttcaaagacataaaagaacacatactggagagaaaccttatgaatgtaatcagtgtggtaaagcatttgcaCATCATAGTTATCTTctaatgcataaaagaacacatactggagagaaaccttatgaatgtcaTCAGTGTagtaaagcctttgcatatcaCAGTactcttcaaagacataaaagaacacatactggagagaaaccttatgaatgtaatcacTGTGGTAAAGCATTTGCACAACGTGTTaatcttcaaaggcataaaaaaGCACATACTGGAAgaaaaccttatgaatgtaatcagtgtagTAAAGCCTTCACAGGATGCAGTTATCTTCCAATACTTAAAAGAACACATattggagagaaaccttatgaatgtaacctgtgtggtaaagcctttgtacGACATGGTAGTCTTCAAATACAGAAAAGAACTCATATGGGAGACAAAcgctatgaatgtaatcaatgtggtaaagcctttgcacgtcacagttttcttcaaagacataaaagaacacatactggagagaaaccttatgaatgtaatcagtgtggtaaagcctttgcatatcaCAGTactcttcaaagacataaaagaacacatactggagagaaaccttatgaatgtaatcggtgtggtaaagcctttacacaacacagtcatcttcaaagacataaaagaacacatactggagagaaaccttatgaatgtagtCAATGCAGTAAAGCCTTTGCATGgcacaaaaatcttaaaatacattttaatgtagcacatactggagagaaaccctatgaatgtaatcaatgtggtaaagcctttgcacatcaAAGTTTTCTTCAaggacataaaagaacacatactggagagaaaccttatgaatgtaatcagtgtggtaaaaccTTTATACGACGTGGccatcttcaaaggcataaaataacacatactggagagaaaccctatgaatgtaatcaatgtggtaaagcctttgcacatcaaagttttcttcaaagacataaaacaacacatactggagagaaaccttatgaatgtaatcagtgtggtaaagcctttataCGACGTAGTCATCTTCAAAGGCATATAAtaacacatactggagaaaagCCCTTTGAATGCattcaatgtggtaaagcctttacacGACACAGTAGTCTTCAAATACatcaaagaacacatactggagaaaaaccttatgaatgtcatcaatgtggtaaagcctttgcatgtcacaGCAATcttaaagtacatttaaaaaaaacacatcctGGAGAGAAACCTTAA
- the LOC119801927 gene encoding zinc finger protein 431-like isoform X1, with translation MFQMHGFCAWVGAVNQDKCWKELKNAVTYDDVHVDFTWEEWKLLDSSQRNLYKDVMLETYRNLITIGYSWEDHNIEERCQSSRIPGSHKRSHTGEKPYECNQCGKGFAHHRNLQMHRRTHTGEKPYECNQCSKAFAHHSHLQCHERTHTGEKPYECNQCGKAFTQHSHLQRHKRTHTGEKPYECNQCGKAFAVHGNLQTHKRTHTGEKPYECNQCGKAFTQCSSLQMHKRTHTGEKPYECNQCGKAFAQCSYLQIHKRIHTGEKPYECDLCSKAFAHHASLQMHLKVTHTVEKQYECHPCGKAFAQYGSLQIQKRTHRGDKTYECDQCGKTFAHYSSLQIHKRTHTGEKPYECNQCGKAFTQHGHLQGHKISHTGEKPYECNQCGKAFAHYRNFQIHKRTHTGEKPYQCNQCGKTFTRCSGLQIHKRTHTGEKPYECNQCGKAFTCHSSLQVHFKGIHTGEKPYECNLCGKAFAYHSYFKIHKRTHTGEKPFVCNQCGKAFAQQSHLQRHERTHTGGVSLGPPRN, from the exons AatgcagtgacctatgatgatgtgcatgTTGACTTCACTTGGGAAGAGTGGAAGTTGCTGGATTCTTCACAAAGgaatctctacaaagatgtgatgctggagacctacaggaaCCTCATTACTATAG GATACAGTTGGGAAGACCATAATATTGAAGAACGTTGTCAAAGTTCCAGAATTCCTGGAAG CCACAAAAGaagtcatactggagagaaaccctatgaatgtaatcaatgtggtaaaggcTTTGCACATCACCGTAATCTTCAAATGCATAGAAGAacacatacaggagagaaaccctatgagtgTAATCAATGTAGCAAAGCCTTTGCACACCATAGTCATCTACAATgccatgaaagaacacataccggagagaaaccctatgaatgtaatcaatgtggtaaagcctttacacaacacagtcatcttcaaagacataaaagaacacatactggagagaaaccttatgaatgtaatcagtgtggtaaagcctttgcagtacatggtaatcttcaaacacataaaagaacacatactggagaaaagccctatgaatgtaatcaatgtggtaaagcctttacacAATGCAGTtctcttcaaatgcataaaagaacacatactggagagaaaccttatgaatgtaatcagtgtggtaaagcctttgcacaatGCAGTtatcttcaaatacataaaagaatacatactggagagaaaccttatgaatgtgaTCTGTGtagtaaagcctttgcacatcaTGCCAGTCTTCAGATGCATCTTAAAGTGACACATACTGTAGAGAAACAATATGAATGTCATccatgtggtaaagcctttgcacaatATGGTAGTCTTCAAATACAGAAAAGAACTCATAGGGGAGACAAAACCTATGAATGTGATCAATGTGGTAAAACCTTTGCACATTACAGTtctcttcaaatacataaaagaacacatactggagagaaaccttatgaatgtaatcagtgtggtaaagcctttacacAACATGGTCATCTTCAAGGGCATAAAATatcacatactggagagaaaccgtaTGAGTgcaatcaatgtggtaaagcctttgcacattacagaaattttcaaatacacaaaagaacacatactggagagaaaccctatcaatgCAATCAGTGTGGTAAAACCTTTACACGATGCAGTGgtcttcaaatacataaaagaacacatactggagaaaaaccttatgaatgtaatcaatgtggtaaagcctttacatGTCATTCCAGTCTTCAAGTGCATTTTAAAggaatacatactggagagaaaccttatgaatgtaatctatgtggaaaagcctttgcctatcacagttattttaaaattcataaaagaacacatactggagagaaaccctttgTATgcaatcaatgtggtaaagcctttgcacaacAGAGTCATCTCCAGCgccatgaaagaacacatactgggggtgtgagtctaggacctcctaggaactag